One genomic segment of Pedobacter endophyticus includes these proteins:
- a CDS encoding TonB-dependent receptor domain-containing protein encodes MKRFLLSILFIGMFFNVNAQFPGGLGGAAKKPAVFGRISAVILDSLTKKPVDYATVSLIKVKDNKPVNGSVTDPSGKTTIQNVAPDEYKLRVGFIGYVTKTVLVTTTPAKPDNNLGTIYLSPNENTLADVQVEGTKAVIENKIDRMVYNAEADGTNAGGDATDVMRKVPMLSVDIDGNVQLRGGAVRVLINGKPSGTMASSVADALKMIPAEQIKSVEVITSPSAKYDAEGSGGIINIITKKSDAQGVSGTVNASAGTRQNNGAFNLTAKTGRLSLNTALGTNLAYAQKSRVAFENITYLNDGSVSSVLQDGYSKWSRNGYNGSFGLDYDFNAYNNISSSVKYNNFSNGGPGVSNYLRNGESFTNKSDMDMGFNNLDWNVDYKKTSKREGEEFTVSAQLSTSRNPTSFSNEFIPAGETSGPVIPTNNTGVNHEYTAQTDYVYPFSKATILEVGAKGIFRNLNSQFDDSEQDFEYNQNVAAAYGVISFKLSKKLNFKGGLRSEYTRIDFNTQTNGLQKNDYLNLFPSAIISQTLKGNATLKLSYNRRVQRPSYVFLNPFLNDSDPFNLRQGQPNLKPELSDNLELGYSTYIKGSVINASVFYRRTADVIEGSVSSFTDENGATKTLSSYLNVGTAQTYGANVFASYNPKPKWTLMTNLGVNTYEVSNSETGLSTGTFLNYNIFGRSAYGFGKGYNFELFGVVNSPRRTYQGKTDAMIFYGASFKKEILNKKGSIGINTLNPFTRDLHIKTVNNAVNGLGTLYQSTNIYYPLRSFGINFSYSFGKLKFTEKKKIKNDDIKQDQQQQGGGMGGLQQ; translated from the coding sequence ATGAAACGATTTTTACTTTCCATTTTATTTATAGGAATGTTCTTCAATGTAAATGCACAGTTTCCTGGTGGCTTGGGAGGAGCCGCCAAAAAACCAGCAGTTTTTGGAAGAATATCGGCAGTGATATTAGATTCGCTGACAAAAAAGCCAGTTGATTATGCTACCGTATCACTAATCAAGGTAAAAGATAACAAACCTGTAAACGGAAGTGTAACAGATCCTAGTGGAAAAACCACGATACAAAATGTTGCTCCGGATGAATACAAGCTACGCGTGGGCTTCATTGGCTATGTGACCAAAACCGTTTTAGTAACCACTACACCGGCAAAGCCTGACAACAATTTAGGAACAATATATTTATCGCCTAACGAAAATACACTGGCCGATGTTCAGGTTGAGGGTACAAAGGCAGTAATTGAAAACAAGATTGATCGAATGGTGTACAATGCCGAGGCCGACGGAACAAATGCAGGCGGCGACGCCACCGATGTAATGCGTAAGGTGCCAATGCTTTCTGTAGATATTGATGGAAATGTGCAACTGCGTGGCGGTGCAGTGCGGGTTTTAATCAACGGCAAACCCTCGGGTACCATGGCAAGTAGCGTTGCCGATGCGTTGAAAATGATTCCTGCAGAACAAATTAAAAGTGTTGAGGTAATTACCAGTCCATCGGCAAAATACGATGCCGAAGGATCGGGCGGTATCATCAACATTATTACCAAAAAATCAGATGCCCAAGGGGTAAGCGGTACCGTTAATGCTTCTGCAGGTACACGCCAAAACAATGGTGCTTTTAACTTAACTGCTAAAACTGGCCGACTAAGCCTAAACACTGCATTGGGTACCAACCTGGCCTATGCGCAAAAATCGAGAGTTGCTTTCGAAAATATAACCTATTTAAACGATGGTTCAGTAAGTTCGGTGCTACAAGACGGCTATTCTAAATGGAGCCGCAATGGATATAACGGAAGTTTTGGTCTCGATTACGATTTCAACGCCTATAATAACATCAGTTCTTCGGTAAAGTACAACAACTTTTCAAACGGAGGGCCGGGTGTTTCCAACTACCTGAGAAATGGTGAGTCATTTACCAACAAGAGCGATATGGATATGGGTTTCAATAATCTGGATTGGAACGTCGACTACAAGAAAACCAGCAAGAGAGAAGGAGAGGAGTTTACCGTTTCGGCACAGCTTTCTACCAGTAGAAACCCAACCAGTTTTAGTAACGAATTTATCCCGGCGGGCGAAACCAGCGGACCAGTAATTCCCACTAACAATACAGGAGTTAACCACGAGTACACCGCACAAACCGATTACGTTTATCCGTTTAGCAAGGCAACAATTTTAGAGGTTGGTGCAAAGGGGATTTTTAGAAACCTGAACAGCCAGTTTGATGATAGTGAACAAGATTTTGAATACAACCAAAATGTTGCGGCAGCGTACGGCGTAATCAGTTTCAAATTAAGTAAAAAACTGAATTTCAAGGGCGGTTTAAGATCGGAATATACCCGCATAGATTTTAACACGCAGACGAACGGACTGCAAAAAAACGACTATTTAAATTTATTTCCGAGTGCTATAATTTCGCAAACGTTAAAAGGAAATGCCACATTAAAGCTAAGTTATAACCGCAGGGTGCAAAGGCCAAGCTATGTGTTTCTAAATCCTTTTCTTAACGATAGCGACCCATTCAATCTTCGACAAGGTCAGCCGAATTTGAAACCCGAGTTGAGCGATAATCTAGAGCTGGGTTACTCTACCTATATTAAAGGTTCGGTAATTAACGCCTCGGTATTTTACCGTCGCACAGCTGATGTAATTGAAGGATCGGTGAGTTCGTTTACTGATGAAAACGGCGCCACAAAAACGCTAAGCTCGTACCTTAATGTTGGTACAGCCCAAACTTATGGGGCCAATGTATTTGCATCATACAATCCAAAACCAAAATGGACCTTAATGACCAACTTAGGTGTAAACACCTATGAGGTTAGCAATTCGGAAACCGGCTTAAGCACCGGAACGTTCTTAAACTACAACATTTTTGGTCGTTCGGCTTATGGTTTTGGCAAAGGTTACAATTTTGAGCTGTTCGGTGTAGTCAATTCTCCGCGAAGAACTTATCAGGGTAAAACCGATGCGATGATATTTTATGGCGCATCATTTAAAAAAGAGATCTTAAATAAAAAGGGATCAATTGGGATAAATACACTGAATCCGTTTACACGCGATTTGCATATCAAAACAGTTAACAATGCGGTAAATGGCTTGGGTACACTTTATCAAAGTACAAACATTTATTACCCGCTGCGCTCGTTCGGTATAAACTTTAGTTACTCGTTTGGTAAACTGAAATTCACCGAAAAGAAAAAAATAAAGAACGACGATATTAAACAAGACCAGCAGCAGCAAGGTGGTGGAATGGGAGGTTTGCAACAGTAA
- a CDS encoding agmatine deiminase family protein, whose product MSNFPPREKLNINQFDYSPKQQGYSFPAEWAKHEATWLSWPHKEASWPGKLETIYEPYCQFIKAVAEGEKVRINVKDEEMKAFAVSELEKVDVDLDQIEFYFNETNDAWCRDHGPAFVVKNSEKAVIDWGYNAWGGKYPPFDLDDVVPTKIAKHFGLPLFTPDIVMEGGSVEFNGAGTILTTTACLLNENRNPHLTKEQIEKYLLEYYGQEQVLWLGDGIVGDDTDGHIDDITRFVNEDTVLTVVESNPLDENYILLQENLETLKQMKLKDGRPLNIVELPMPSPVIYDDTRLPASYANFYIANAAVIVPIFGDVNDQKALEIIQGCFPDRKVVGINSVDIIWGLGSFHCLSQQEPAV is encoded by the coding sequence ATGTCAAATTTCCCTCCAAGAGAAAAATTAAATATCAATCAATTCGATTACTCGCCGAAGCAACAAGGATACTCTTTCCCTGCTGAATGGGCAAAACACGAGGCAACGTGGTTGAGCTGGCCGCATAAGGAAGCAAGCTGGCCGGGTAAGCTCGAAACGATTTATGAACCTTATTGCCAATTTATCAAGGCCGTTGCTGAGGGCGAAAAAGTTCGCATCAACGTTAAGGACGAAGAAATGAAAGCTTTTGCCGTTTCTGAGCTGGAAAAAGTTGATGTTGATTTAGATCAGATCGAATTTTACTTCAATGAAACCAACGATGCTTGGTGTCGCGATCACGGTCCGGCATTTGTGGTTAAGAACAGTGAAAAAGCGGTAATCGATTGGGGCTACAACGCCTGGGGCGGAAAATATCCTCCTTTTGATTTAGACGATGTGGTGCCAACAAAAATTGCCAAACATTTCGGCTTGCCCTTGTTTACGCCAGATATTGTGATGGAAGGGGGCTCAGTAGAATTTAACGGCGCCGGAACGATTTTAACTACAACGGCCTGCTTGCTGAACGAAAACCGTAATCCACATTTAACTAAAGAACAAATTGAAAAATATCTGCTCGAATATTACGGGCAGGAGCAGGTTTTATGGCTCGGAGACGGCATTGTCGGCGATGATACCGACGGCCATATTGATGACATTACCCGCTTTGTAAACGAAGATACCGTTTTGACCGTGGTAGAAAGCAATCCATTGGATGAAAACTACATTTTGCTTCAAGAAAACCTTGAGACCTTGAAACAAATGAAGTTAAAAGATGGTCGCCCGTTAAATATTGTGGAACTCCCAATGCCATCGCCAGTAATTTACGATGATACCCGCTTGCCCGCTTCGTATGCAAACTTTTACATCGCCAATGCGGCGGTAATTGTTCCGATCTTTGGTGATGTAAACGATCAAAAGGCACTGGAAATTATTCAAGGTTGTTTTCCTGATAGGAAAGTGGTAGGCATCAATTCTGTAGATATTATTTGGGGCTTGGGCAGTTTTCACTGTTTGAGTCAGCAAGAGCCAGCGGTTTAG
- a CDS encoding carbon-nitrogen hydrolase, whose protein sequence is MKKVKVGLVQMSCTKDKQENLTKAIAKVRDAAAKGAQIVCLQELFTSLYFCDVEDYDNFDLAEAIPGPSTDALQVVAKELGVVIIASLFEKRAEGLYHNTTAVLDADGSYLGKYRKMHIPDDPAFYEKFYFTPGDLGYKVFETKFAKIGVLICWDQWYPEASRITALMGADIMFYPTAIGWATDQDEETNKDQYNAWQTIQRSHAVANGVPVVSVNRVGFEQDGAMKFWGGSFATNAQGRLLYLASHDQEETEVVELDLAESDFFRKHWPFLRDRRIDSYQPITKRYIDGD, encoded by the coding sequence ATGAAGAAAGTAAAAGTTGGTTTGGTGCAGATGAGCTGTACAAAAGATAAACAGGAAAATTTAACTAAGGCGATTGCAAAGGTAAGGGATGCGGCCGCAAAAGGCGCACAAATTGTTTGTTTGCAAGAGTTGTTTACCTCGTTATATTTCTGCGATGTTGAAGATTATGATAATTTCGATTTGGCAGAGGCGATTCCCGGTCCATCAACAGATGCCTTGCAGGTGGTAGCGAAGGAGTTGGGTGTGGTAATTATTGCTTCGTTATTTGAGAAACGTGCCGAAGGTTTATACCACAATACAACTGCGGTTTTAGATGCCGATGGCTCGTACTTGGGAAAATACCGCAAAATGCATATCCCCGACGATCCGGCATTCTATGAAAAGTTTTATTTCACTCCAGGCGATTTGGGCTACAAAGTTTTCGAGACGAAGTTTGCTAAAATTGGCGTTTTAATCTGTTGGGATCAATGGTACCCTGAAGCTTCGCGTATTACGGCGTTAATGGGGGCAGATATTATGTTCTATCCAACGGCAATTGGTTGGGCTACCGATCAGGATGAAGAAACAAATAAAGATCAGTATAATGCCTGGCAAACAATTCAACGTTCGCATGCCGTGGCCAATGGTGTTCCGGTGGTGAGTGTAAACCGTGTGGGTTTTGAGCAAGACGGCGCTATGAAATTCTGGGGCGGAAGCTTCGCAACGAATGCACAAGGTCGCTTGCTTTATCTGGCCTCGCACGATCAGGAAGAAACCGAAGTTGTTGAGCTCGATTTGGCAGAATCTGATTTCTTCCGCAAACACTGGCCATTTTTAAGAGATAGAAGAATTGATTCTTATCAGCCGATTACGAAAAGGTATATTGATGGGGATTAA
- a CDS encoding class I SAM-dependent methyltransferase — MMYLQAFTNKLRSKLYSSLLYRFGFGNRISRSIWEDQFSGKHWDYLFSKPESQHYHAIVSLYEQFGKKGKILDVGCGQGVLYQYLNEKFGKDLDYLGIDISEAAIKKATALFPTGNFKQLDFDKQELFEKFDIIIFNETLYYFTKPLDTIESCSAYNLNANGSIIISMCDLPGHKVIWKGLKERYTFLSFQEVQNEQLQKWYVALLDVLKVAACWLMAFEPVESLMYI, encoded by the coding sequence ATGATGTATTTACAGGCATTTACAAACAAACTTAGAAGCAAGCTTTATTCATCGCTCTTGTATCGCTTCGGGTTCGGAAATCGAATTTCGCGATCCATTTGGGAAGATCAGTTTAGCGGCAAGCATTGGGATTACCTTTTTTCGAAACCGGAATCGCAACATTATCATGCCATTGTGAGCCTGTATGAGCAGTTTGGAAAAAAAGGAAAGATTTTAGACGTTGGCTGCGGACAGGGCGTACTGTACCAATACCTTAATGAAAAGTTTGGCAAAGACCTTGATTACCTCGGTATAGATATTTCAGAGGCAGCAATAAAAAAGGCCACAGCACTATTTCCAACGGGCAATTTTAAACAGCTCGATTTTGATAAGCAAGAGCTGTTTGAAAAGTTTGATATCATCATCTTTAACGAAACACTTTATTATTTTACAAAACCGCTAGACACCATCGAAAGTTGCAGTGCGTATAATTTAAACGCCAACGGATCAATCATCATTTCGATGTGCGATTTGCCCGGCCATAAGGTAATTTGGAAGGGATTGAAAGAGCGGTACACATTTCTTTCCTTTCAGGAAGTGCAAAATGAACAGCTTCAAAAATGGTACGTGGCACTGTTGGATGTATTAAAGGTAGCTGCATGCTGGTTGATGGCCTTTGAGCCGGTTGAATCGCTCATGTACATTTAA
- the porV gene encoding type IX secretion system outer membrane channel protein PorV: protein MFKNNLPNWFFITFLFVIGGLNLPAQTQTNGSQANNVVTAVPFLLITPDARAGSMGNAGVAVEGDVNSSSINAAKLAYLSESSGFGISYSPWLKNIVPDINLAYLSGYYKLDDRNTLAASLRFFSLGSVTLIDENEQNLGTFKPSELAIDASYVRSFGEEFALGTTLRYIYSNLSSGQFGATQQSSDGQAVAVDVSGIYRTQTQFLNTDAILSLGANISNIGTKISYSTGGTNYFLPTNLKLGGASTFLIDEYSEFTFALDFNKLLVPTQPTYGADGEIISGRNPNRSVPAGIFGSFSDAPGGFSEELKEVNISTGIEYRYNKQFALRAGYHYENPLKGDARYLTLGAGFKYEVFNIDFAYLIANAQKSPLANTLRFSLMFNFGNAGNGSRDPRVN from the coding sequence ATGTTTAAAAACAATCTCCCTAATTGGTTTTTTATCACATTTTTATTTGTCATTGGCGGCCTGAATTTACCGGCCCAAACACAAACCAACGGCAGCCAGGCAAATAACGTTGTAACTGCCGTACCTTTCCTGCTAATTACGCCCGATGCCCGTGCAGGCAGTATGGGCAATGCCGGTGTTGCTGTTGAGGGCGATGTAAACAGTTCGAGCATAAACGCCGCTAAGCTCGCCTACCTTAGTGAAAGTTCCGGATTTGGAATTTCTTACAGCCCATGGTTAAAGAACATTGTTCCCGATATTAATCTGGCTTACCTGTCTGGCTATTACAAACTAGATGACCGCAACACCCTTGCGGCCTCGTTGCGTTTTTTCTCGTTGGGCTCGGTAACCTTAATTGATGAGAATGAGCAGAACCTCGGCACCTTTAAACCGAGCGAACTCGCTATTGATGCCTCTTATGTTCGGAGCTTTGGTGAAGAATTTGCGCTGGGCACAACCCTGCGTTACATTTATTCAAACCTATCGTCGGGGCAGTTTGGCGCTACACAGCAAAGCTCCGATGGCCAGGCTGTTGCCGTTGATGTTTCCGGGATTTACAGAACACAAACTCAATTTTTAAATACCGATGCCATCCTGTCGCTGGGCGCAAACATTTCAAACATCGGTACCAAAATCAGTTACTCAACCGGCGGAACCAATTATTTTTTACCAACCAACTTAAAGCTCGGCGGCGCATCAACCTTTTTGATCGACGAATACAGCGAATTTACCTTTGCGCTCGATTTTAACAAATTACTGGTGCCAACCCAACCTACTTACGGTGCCGACGGCGAGATAATTAGTGGCCGAAACCCGAACCGATCCGTACCAGCAGGCATTTTTGGTTCATTTAGCGATGCCCCGGGTGGTTTTAGCGAAGAGTTGAAAGAAGTAAATATTTCTACAGGAATTGAATATCGCTATAACAAACAATTTGCCCTGAGGGCCGGGTACCATTACGAAAACCCATTGAAGGGCGATGCCCGTTACCTTACCCTGGGGGCGGGATTTAAGTACGAGGTTTTTAATATCGATTTTGCCTATCTGATTGCGAATGCACAGAAAAGCCCTCTTGCCAACACCTTGCGGTTTAGCCTGATGTTTAATTTCGGTAACGCCGGAAACGGCAGCAGAGACCCAAGGGTGAACTAG
- a CDS encoding DoxX family protein, whose product MNLIKKIRDWGDQNHPKWLDYFRILLGIVLIWKGIDFYINMEVFNHLMRGAMLGAAFSISFIAHLIILAHIIGGLAIALGTHTRFFCLVNLPILIGAVFFINMSAGIFKPYSEFWFSTLVLIGLICFIVEGNGIISVERQQSVSEA is encoded by the coding sequence ATGAACTTGATCAAAAAAATCCGCGACTGGGGCGATCAGAATCACCCAAAATGGCTCGATTATTTTAGAATTCTTTTAGGTATAGTATTAATATGGAAAGGCATAGATTTCTATATTAACATGGAGGTATTTAACCACCTGATGCGTGGCGCAATGCTTGGTGCTGCATTTAGCATAAGCTTTATTGCTCATTTAATCATTTTGGCACATATTATAGGTGGTTTAGCCATTGCATTGGGCACACACACCCGGTTTTTCTGTCTGGTTAACCTCCCGATACTTATTGGCGCCGTATTTTTCATTAATATGTCCGCCGGCATCTTTAAGCCTTACTCAGAGTTCTGGTTTTCTACCCTGGTGCTTATCGGGTTAATCTGTTTTATTGTAGAAGGCAACGGCATTATTTCGGTTGAGCGGCAACAAAGTGTTTCAGAAGCTTAA
- a CDS encoding cold-shock protein, giving the protein MRTGTIIAYNKKVGVGLIKDSNGQHIKFFETDSDSLPARGAAVTFDIGFRNRALAAINVFILKLDSESNPRFKARVSPSSLH; this is encoded by the coding sequence ATGAGAACAGGAACTATTATTGCCTATAACAAAAAGGTTGGAGTTGGCCTTATAAAAGACTCGAACGGTCAGCACATCAAGTTTTTCGAAACTGATTCCGATTCTTTGCCTGCCAGGGGCGCCGCAGTCACCTTTGATATCGGCTTTAGAAACCGGGCGCTCGCTGCCATTAACGTTTTTATTTTAAAACTGGATAGTGAAAGCAACCCAAGGTTTAAAGCACGTGTTTCACCCTCGTCACTTCACTAA
- a CDS encoding sensor histidine kinase: MPKPSFPLQDLIERESRSYFSYSLKEQRFLYKNKSFEAFLAEHASPDLTQLLLLIHDEDREYVRKVYQSLGPGNVAERIEFRLVMEQRTYYLNLTAVITAEKPRCLIGHFEDVTEEIVHTKNLIEYTNKKNAVLNIISHDLAGPLGTIQMLSSLLQGKGNSLNPDKMQQILTMIETNAKRGIKMIQEFIKKEFLESIGVEVQKQRINIVKGLEEIIAEYKSSELHLHLRFEFNCPFTEIFVMIDPTKFYQAVNNLISNSIKFTPDKGVISINISREANKVIIEIADTGIGIPKKFHDKLFDKFNVAGRTGLRGESSVGLGMSIIKTIIEWHNGKIWFTSEENKGSNFFIELDECD; encoded by the coding sequence ATGCCTAAACCGAGTTTTCCGCTACAGGACCTGATCGAAAGAGAATCAAGATCTTATTTTTCGTACAGTTTAAAAGAGCAGCGGTTCTTATATAAAAATAAATCTTTCGAGGCCTTTCTTGCCGAGCATGCAAGCCCCGACCTGACGCAGCTATTGCTTTTGATACACGACGAAGACCGGGAATATGTTCGTAAGGTTTATCAAAGTTTGGGTCCCGGTAATGTTGCAGAGCGTATTGAGTTTCGGTTGGTGATGGAGCAACGCACTTATTACCTAAATCTTACCGCTGTTATTACTGCCGAAAAACCCCGGTGCCTGATCGGGCACTTTGAAGACGTTACCGAAGAAATTGTTCATACCAAAAACCTGATCGAATACACCAACAAGAAAAACGCGGTGCTAAATATTATCAGTCACGATTTGGCAGGCCCACTCGGAACCATCCAGATGCTGTCTTCACTGCTCCAGGGCAAGGGCAACTCGCTCAATCCCGATAAGATGCAGCAAATTTTAACCATGATTGAAACCAATGCAAAGCGGGGCATCAAGATGATACAGGAGTTTATAAAAAAAGAATTTCTCGAATCTATCGGCGTCGAAGTTCAAAAGCAGCGAATCAATATTGTAAAAGGATTGGAAGAGATTATCGCCGAATACAAATCGTCGGAATTGCACCTTCATCTCCGCTTTGAGTTCAACTGCCCGTTTACTGAAATATTTGTGATGATCGACCCGACGAAATTTTATCAGGCCGTCAATAATTTAATTTCAAACTCCATTAAGTTTACGCCCGACAAAGGAGTTATCTCCATCAATATCTCTCGAGAGGCAAACAAAGTGATTATCGAGATTGCCGACACAGGCATCGGCATTCCGAAAAAGTTTCACGATAAGCTGTTTGATAAGTTTAATGTTGCAGGCAGAACGGGCCTCAGAGGCGAAAGCTCCGTGGGCCTCGGCATGTCGATCATAAAGACAATAATAGAGTGGCATAATGGCAAAATCTGGTTCACGTCCGAAGAAAATAAGGGCTCAAACTTCTTCATTGAACTGGATGAATGTGATTAG